In Elaeis guineensis isolate ETL-2024a chromosome 1, EG11, whole genome shotgun sequence, a genomic segment contains:
- the LOC105039660 gene encoding uncharacterized protein isoform X5 encodes MPYRHGDCYPSWQTANSYVCDLKMLRKKCRLWWPEQLEILHAVNGAMPLRLQELSTISVLGHCTADCTGEVLKVMGNQNNDSPRKSNSERLQCPGVEENSSLKTHSDDRVNQQCHQKLFADTTADENCARWNCGCKKLDQFTEHQRQSFIRNGNWIQVLCKSERMLCKEPRWIPELHHMHLNGETLSAHDVHLIIYELPTYGRNHFSLSSWGSSEHVGSSFRKPNWVNELDKKPMLLDLDSVVLALNCTMAAKVLLGQRMGTFDPVIHLFWISTLVSTIWQTMAVLVASVATVRYILLQSLYRFLSYGSETFFFILSKMFAHTCKNVHIRSCQFLYWPVILQGTGFSSQSNVEYAHRAALRKHFMWSNVAMDVIFGIIIGLALLVNVEAVCFWILIVVRGITDNLLRLGCVWLMGVPAGFKLNTELAELLGMISLNAIQIFSTLCFFLSTYLSYFVEGLALSGIVFGLTIPAALCIDMLKLATLHVLTLHWLISFLYSQQIQALASLWRLFRGRKWNPLRQRLDSYDYTVEQHVVGSLLFTPLLLLLPTTSVFYIFFTMLSTTITFICIMIEIAISVLHATPFAEILLCMARRRRFPSGIWFEIISSPTACTYAGNGLSGDPQSSDLGARKTACFFKGGPKPLVSLLRSNYATIGKIIAPHYRNIFRGVRPSFGPSLAYGILSGQRIPSTLQTSLPPIMPWMNISFREYWRLCRDAVLSFRL; translated from the exons ATGCCATATCGGCACGGGGACTGCTATCCAAGTTGGCAGACTGCGAATAG CTATGTATGTGATCTAAAGATGCTGAGAAAGAAATGTAGGCTATGGTGGCCGGAGCAGCTG GAAATCCTTCATGCTGTAAATGGAGCTATGCCTCTGCGACTCCAAGAATTGTCAACAATCTCTGTTCTTGGACACTGCACTGCAGATTGCACTGGTGAAGTTTTGAAAGTGATGGGCAATCAGAACAATGATTCTCCGAGGAAAAGCAATAGTGAGCGACTACAGTGTCCTGGAGTGGAAGAAAATTCTTCATTAAAAACTCACAGTGATGACAGGGTGAATCAACAGTGCCATCAGAAACTATTTGCAGACACAACAGCTGATGAAAATTGTGCAAGATGGAATTGTGGTTGCAAGAAGCTAGATCAATTTACAGAGCATCAGCGGCAGTCTTTTATTAGAAATGGTAACTGGATTCAAGTACTTTGTAAATCTGAAAGAATGTTGTGCAAAGAGCCTAGATGGATCCCGGAGTTGCATCACATGCATCTTAATGGCGAGACATTGTCAGCACATGATGTCCAC CTTATAATATATGAGCTCCCAACCTATGGTAGAAATCATTTTTCGTTGAGCTCTTGGGGTTCTTCTGAGCATGTGGGATCCTCATTCAGGAAACCAAACTGGGTAAATGAGCTAGACAAGAAACCAATGCTTCTTGATTTG GACTCAGTTGTGTTGGCACTTAACTGCACAATGGCAGCTAAGGTACTGCTGGGGCAACGCATGGGCACCTTTGATCCTGTGATCCACTTGTTTTGGATATCCAC GTTGGTATCCACAATATGGCAGACAATGGCTGTTTTGGTGGCCTCAGTTGCCACTGTTAGATACATCTTACTTCAATCGCTTTATAGGTTTCTGAGTTATGGATCTGAAACATTCTTCTTTATCTTATCCAAGATGTTCGCTCACACGTGCAAGAACGTGCACATACGCAGTTGTCAGTTCTTGTATTGGCCGGTTATTCTTCAAGGTACTGGTTTCAG TTCCCAATCAAATGTTGAATATGCACACAGAGCTGCATTACGAAAGCACTTCATGTGGTCTAATGTTGCCATGGATGTTATTTTTGGTATTATTATTGGTCTGGCATTGTTGGTTAATGTTGAAGCTGTTTGCTTTTGGATCTTGATCGTGGTACGTGGCATAACAGATAATCTGTTACGCTTGGGTTGTGTATGGTTGATGGGTGTTCCTGCAGGCTTCAAACTGAATACTGAACTTGCAGAGCTTCTTGGCATGATTTCACTCAATGCAATTCAAATTTTCTCTACCCTCTGTTTCTTTCTAAGTACTTATCTCAGTTATTTCGTCGAGGGGCTTGCATTGTCCGGAATTGTCTTCGGCCTGACCATACCAGCTGCTTTGTGCATAGACATGCTAAAGCTTGCAACGTTGCATGTTTTAACCCTTCATTGGTTGATATCATTTCTTTATTCACAACAGATCCAGGCTTTAGCATCTTTGTGGCGCCTTTTCAG AGGGCGAAAATGGAATCCACTTCGGCAGAGGTTGGATAGTTATGATTACACAGTTGAGCAGCATGTTGTTGGTTCACTTCTTTTTACACCTCTCTTACTTCTTCTACCAACAACTTCTGTATTCTACATTTTTTTCACCATGCTGAGTACCACCATCACTTTCATATGCATCATGATCGAGATCGCTATTTCTGTCCTCCATGCTACTCCTTTTGCTGAAATCTTACTATGCATGGCACGAAGAAGGAGATTTCCCTCTGGAATATGGTTTGAAATCATATCCAGTCCAACTGCCTGTACCTATGCAGGTAATGGACTGTCAGGTGATCCTCAGTCATCTGATTTGGGTGCAAGGAAAACAGCTTGCTTCTTCAAGGGAGGACCAAAACCTTTGGTTTCACTTCTCCGTAGTAATTATGCTACAATAG GTAAAATTATCGCACCACATTACAGGAATATATTCCGTGGGGTCCGGCCATCATTCGGCCCATCATTGGCATATGGAATCCTCAGTGGTCAGAG AATCCCATCAACTTTGCAAACCAGTCTGCCTCCCATAATGCCCTGGATGAACATTAGCTTTCGCGAATATTGGAGGTTGTGCCGTGATGCTGTGCTTTCATTCAGATTATAA
- the LOC105039660 gene encoding uncharacterized protein isoform X3, translating into MLRKKCRLWWPEQLVSSQPNSSFLFVGWYICSINSLDIIVATTISPHEISPCLLQSNFQIQEILHAVNGAMPLRLQELSTISVLGHCTADCTGEVLKVMGNQNNDSPRKSNSERLQCPGVEENSSLKTHSDDRVNQQCHQKLFADTTADENCARWNCGCKKLDQFTEHQRQSFIRNGNWIQVLCKSERMLCKEPRWIPELHHMHLNGETLSAHDVHLIIYELPTYGRNHFSLSSWGSSEHVGSSFRKPNWVNELDKKPMLLDLDSVVLALNCTMAAKVLLGQRMGTFDPVIHLFWISTLVSTIWQTMAVLVASVATVRYILLQSLYRFLSYGSETFFFILSKMFAHTCKNVHIRSCQFLYWPVILQGTGFSSQSNVEYAHRAALRKHFMWSNVAMDVIFGIIIGLALLVNVEAVCFWILIVVRGITDNLLRLGCVWLMGVPAGFKLNTELAELLGMISLNAIQIFSTLCFFLSTYLSYFVEGLALSGIVFGLTIPAALCIDMLKLATLHVLTLHWLISFLYSQQIQALASLWRLFRGRKWNPLRQRLDSYDYTVEQHVVGSLLFTPLLLLLPTTSVFYIFFTMLSTTITFICIMIEIAISVLHATPFAEILLCMARRRRFPSGIWFEIISSPTACTYAGNGLSGDPQSSDLGARKTACFFKGGPKPLVSLLRSNYATIGKIIAPHYRNIFRGVRPSFGPSLAYGILSGQRIPSTLQTSLPPIMPWMNISFREYWRLCRDAVLSFRL; encoded by the exons ATGCTGAGAAAGAAATGTAGGCTATGGTGGCCGGAGCAGCTGGTATCTTCCCAACCCAACTCAAGTTTCTTATTTGTTGGCTGGTATATATGTTCCATAAATTCTCTTGACATCATTGTGGCTACAACAATTTCTCCACATGAGATTTCACCTTGCCTTCTTCAATCCAATTTTCAG ATTCAGGAAATCCTTCATGCTGTAAATGGAGCTATGCCTCTGCGACTCCAAGAATTGTCAACAATCTCTGTTCTTGGACACTGCACTGCAGATTGCACTGGTGAAGTTTTGAAAGTGATGGGCAATCAGAACAATGATTCTCCGAGGAAAAGCAATAGTGAGCGACTACAGTGTCCTGGAGTGGAAGAAAATTCTTCATTAAAAACTCACAGTGATGACAGGGTGAATCAACAGTGCCATCAGAAACTATTTGCAGACACAACAGCTGATGAAAATTGTGCAAGATGGAATTGTGGTTGCAAGAAGCTAGATCAATTTACAGAGCATCAGCGGCAGTCTTTTATTAGAAATGGTAACTGGATTCAAGTACTTTGTAAATCTGAAAGAATGTTGTGCAAAGAGCCTAGATGGATCCCGGAGTTGCATCACATGCATCTTAATGGCGAGACATTGTCAGCACATGATGTCCAC CTTATAATATATGAGCTCCCAACCTATGGTAGAAATCATTTTTCGTTGAGCTCTTGGGGTTCTTCTGAGCATGTGGGATCCTCATTCAGGAAACCAAACTGGGTAAATGAGCTAGACAAGAAACCAATGCTTCTTGATTTG GACTCAGTTGTGTTGGCACTTAACTGCACAATGGCAGCTAAGGTACTGCTGGGGCAACGCATGGGCACCTTTGATCCTGTGATCCACTTGTTTTGGATATCCAC GTTGGTATCCACAATATGGCAGACAATGGCTGTTTTGGTGGCCTCAGTTGCCACTGTTAGATACATCTTACTTCAATCGCTTTATAGGTTTCTGAGTTATGGATCTGAAACATTCTTCTTTATCTTATCCAAGATGTTCGCTCACACGTGCAAGAACGTGCACATACGCAGTTGTCAGTTCTTGTATTGGCCGGTTATTCTTCAAGGTACTGGTTTCAG TTCCCAATCAAATGTTGAATATGCACACAGAGCTGCATTACGAAAGCACTTCATGTGGTCTAATGTTGCCATGGATGTTATTTTTGGTATTATTATTGGTCTGGCATTGTTGGTTAATGTTGAAGCTGTTTGCTTTTGGATCTTGATCGTGGTACGTGGCATAACAGATAATCTGTTACGCTTGGGTTGTGTATGGTTGATGGGTGTTCCTGCAGGCTTCAAACTGAATACTGAACTTGCAGAGCTTCTTGGCATGATTTCACTCAATGCAATTCAAATTTTCTCTACCCTCTGTTTCTTTCTAAGTACTTATCTCAGTTATTTCGTCGAGGGGCTTGCATTGTCCGGAATTGTCTTCGGCCTGACCATACCAGCTGCTTTGTGCATAGACATGCTAAAGCTTGCAACGTTGCATGTTTTAACCCTTCATTGGTTGATATCATTTCTTTATTCACAACAGATCCAGGCTTTAGCATCTTTGTGGCGCCTTTTCAG AGGGCGAAAATGGAATCCACTTCGGCAGAGGTTGGATAGTTATGATTACACAGTTGAGCAGCATGTTGTTGGTTCACTTCTTTTTACACCTCTCTTACTTCTTCTACCAACAACTTCTGTATTCTACATTTTTTTCACCATGCTGAGTACCACCATCACTTTCATATGCATCATGATCGAGATCGCTATTTCTGTCCTCCATGCTACTCCTTTTGCTGAAATCTTACTATGCATGGCACGAAGAAGGAGATTTCCCTCTGGAATATGGTTTGAAATCATATCCAGTCCAACTGCCTGTACCTATGCAGGTAATGGACTGTCAGGTGATCCTCAGTCATCTGATTTGGGTGCAAGGAAAACAGCTTGCTTCTTCAAGGGAGGACCAAAACCTTTGGTTTCACTTCTCCGTAGTAATTATGCTACAATAG GTAAAATTATCGCACCACATTACAGGAATATATTCCGTGGGGTCCGGCCATCATTCGGCCCATCATTGGCATATGGAATCCTCAGTGGTCAGAG AATCCCATCAACTTTGCAAACCAGTCTGCCTCCCATAATGCCCTGGATGAACATTAGCTTTCGCGAATATTGGAGGTTGTGCCGTGATGCTGTGCTTTCATTCAGATTATAA
- the LOC105039660 gene encoding uncharacterized protein isoform X4 has product MPYRHGDCYPSWQTANSYVCDLKMLRKKCRLWWPEQLIQEILHAVNGAMPLRLQELSTISVLGHCTADCTGEVLKVMGNQNNDSPRKSNSERLQCPGVEENSSLKTHSDDRVNQQCHQKLFADTTADENCARWNCGCKKLDQFTEHQRQSFIRNGNWIQVLCKSERMLCKEPRWIPELHHMHLNGETLSAHDVHLIIYELPTYGRNHFSLSSWGSSEHVGSSFRKPNWVNELDKKPMLLDLDSVVLALNCTMAAKVLLGQRMGTFDPVIHLFWISTLVSTIWQTMAVLVASVATVRYILLQSLYRFLSYGSETFFFILSKMFAHTCKNVHIRSCQFLYWPVILQGTGFSSQSNVEYAHRAALRKHFMWSNVAMDVIFGIIIGLALLVNVEAVCFWILIVVRGITDNLLRLGCVWLMGVPAGFKLNTELAELLGMISLNAIQIFSTLCFFLSTYLSYFVEGLALSGIVFGLTIPAALCIDMLKLATLHVLTLHWLISFLYSQQIQALASLWRLFRGRKWNPLRQRLDSYDYTVEQHVVGSLLFTPLLLLLPTTSVFYIFFTMLSTTITFICIMIEIAISVLHATPFAEILLCMARRRRFPSGIWFEIISSPTACTYAGNGLSGDPQSSDLGARKTACFFKGGPKPLVSLLRSNYATIGKIIAPHYRNIFRGVRPSFGPSLAYGILSGQRIPSTLQTSLPPIMPWMNISFREYWRLCRDAVLSFRL; this is encoded by the exons ATGCCATATCGGCACGGGGACTGCTATCCAAGTTGGCAGACTGCGAATAG CTATGTATGTGATCTAAAGATGCTGAGAAAGAAATGTAGGCTATGGTGGCCGGAGCAGCTG ATTCAGGAAATCCTTCATGCTGTAAATGGAGCTATGCCTCTGCGACTCCAAGAATTGTCAACAATCTCTGTTCTTGGACACTGCACTGCAGATTGCACTGGTGAAGTTTTGAAAGTGATGGGCAATCAGAACAATGATTCTCCGAGGAAAAGCAATAGTGAGCGACTACAGTGTCCTGGAGTGGAAGAAAATTCTTCATTAAAAACTCACAGTGATGACAGGGTGAATCAACAGTGCCATCAGAAACTATTTGCAGACACAACAGCTGATGAAAATTGTGCAAGATGGAATTGTGGTTGCAAGAAGCTAGATCAATTTACAGAGCATCAGCGGCAGTCTTTTATTAGAAATGGTAACTGGATTCAAGTACTTTGTAAATCTGAAAGAATGTTGTGCAAAGAGCCTAGATGGATCCCGGAGTTGCATCACATGCATCTTAATGGCGAGACATTGTCAGCACATGATGTCCAC CTTATAATATATGAGCTCCCAACCTATGGTAGAAATCATTTTTCGTTGAGCTCTTGGGGTTCTTCTGAGCATGTGGGATCCTCATTCAGGAAACCAAACTGGGTAAATGAGCTAGACAAGAAACCAATGCTTCTTGATTTG GACTCAGTTGTGTTGGCACTTAACTGCACAATGGCAGCTAAGGTACTGCTGGGGCAACGCATGGGCACCTTTGATCCTGTGATCCACTTGTTTTGGATATCCAC GTTGGTATCCACAATATGGCAGACAATGGCTGTTTTGGTGGCCTCAGTTGCCACTGTTAGATACATCTTACTTCAATCGCTTTATAGGTTTCTGAGTTATGGATCTGAAACATTCTTCTTTATCTTATCCAAGATGTTCGCTCACACGTGCAAGAACGTGCACATACGCAGTTGTCAGTTCTTGTATTGGCCGGTTATTCTTCAAGGTACTGGTTTCAG TTCCCAATCAAATGTTGAATATGCACACAGAGCTGCATTACGAAAGCACTTCATGTGGTCTAATGTTGCCATGGATGTTATTTTTGGTATTATTATTGGTCTGGCATTGTTGGTTAATGTTGAAGCTGTTTGCTTTTGGATCTTGATCGTGGTACGTGGCATAACAGATAATCTGTTACGCTTGGGTTGTGTATGGTTGATGGGTGTTCCTGCAGGCTTCAAACTGAATACTGAACTTGCAGAGCTTCTTGGCATGATTTCACTCAATGCAATTCAAATTTTCTCTACCCTCTGTTTCTTTCTAAGTACTTATCTCAGTTATTTCGTCGAGGGGCTTGCATTGTCCGGAATTGTCTTCGGCCTGACCATACCAGCTGCTTTGTGCATAGACATGCTAAAGCTTGCAACGTTGCATGTTTTAACCCTTCATTGGTTGATATCATTTCTTTATTCACAACAGATCCAGGCTTTAGCATCTTTGTGGCGCCTTTTCAG AGGGCGAAAATGGAATCCACTTCGGCAGAGGTTGGATAGTTATGATTACACAGTTGAGCAGCATGTTGTTGGTTCACTTCTTTTTACACCTCTCTTACTTCTTCTACCAACAACTTCTGTATTCTACATTTTTTTCACCATGCTGAGTACCACCATCACTTTCATATGCATCATGATCGAGATCGCTATTTCTGTCCTCCATGCTACTCCTTTTGCTGAAATCTTACTATGCATGGCACGAAGAAGGAGATTTCCCTCTGGAATATGGTTTGAAATCATATCCAGTCCAACTGCCTGTACCTATGCAGGTAATGGACTGTCAGGTGATCCTCAGTCATCTGATTTGGGTGCAAGGAAAACAGCTTGCTTCTTCAAGGGAGGACCAAAACCTTTGGTTTCACTTCTCCGTAGTAATTATGCTACAATAG GTAAAATTATCGCACCACATTACAGGAATATATTCCGTGGGGTCCGGCCATCATTCGGCCCATCATTGGCATATGGAATCCTCAGTGGTCAGAG AATCCCATCAACTTTGCAAACCAGTCTGCCTCCCATAATGCCCTGGATGAACATTAGCTTTCGCGAATATTGGAGGTTGTGCCGTGATGCTGTGCTTTCATTCAGATTATAA